From Rubripirellula reticaptiva, the proteins below share one genomic window:
- a CDS encoding BatD family protein yields the protein MNLCRQSHLTLSLLAISSIALFLTGWPAASAADVAIAISSKQAYVGMPVTLQIRVDDASGTVQPEIPDVDGLSIVSVGRPQISSQIVTFNGRQQTNRTSMIYQYEVTAERAGEFVIPPIKITGGGAATITEAVRFTAEKSETGDTMFVEIVGEKDKVFVGQSLNVTLKIWVLPYHDEEKNLTLGESEMWRSISKQTNWGPFEKSLEKLAGNRQRPGGREVIRTDSKGKSRNYFLYEIDATIYPTHAGKISADDVRIVLNYPVSIGRRRDPFASMFEAMDSQFGRSAFQDDFFRGFTSGLAVTSVRPVVAEATAQSIEVVAIPSEGRPDDYVGAVGQYSIDAEASDTNVKVGDPITLTLTINGTGPMDLVRAPPLASQSTLTEKFKVAEDDLAGFVQGQRKLFQTTIRPKSEDVSKIPPIAFTFFDPETGKFVTVASDPISIDVQPGDMLALDSVVANRAATVRSDETKTSSGGLGMAWLASARSYQTVFDGSDVLVNRDRASVFSRGVMVACVLPPVLFLGVCLLVSRNRFWALLPPNRRFERAVAAAGSRVEVKAALSRLIASRLGAVNEQGNDDFIIGLLRRSGQYELAIRAERLFASSESVTGSESEKDLESFKNESRSIASQLKAQTHVRARNLKSTKATASIVIALMVSMACGVHAVAEQSTMTAAQREAMLSNAMEIYRTATQESSADSAADLSKQSFAEAAQMFQAIADSGVVNDRLFFNLGNAAFQSDQPGRAIAAYRKALRIDPESAMYHDQLRFAESEANIKPDGERAKWFNDAVLRLVPPAGMKVAALGIWSMGWAVAAATLLFRGSTGWKRWGRGIAAVLVLASVVAGASYAFRVLPLVSDSTAVIVASEVAIHEGDGQEFAVVEQLEGAEGEVAEVVSRRGGWTQIRRSNGVEGWVANRTIELI from the coding sequence GTGAATCTGTGCCGACAATCCCATTTAACTCTCTCGCTGCTAGCCATTTCGTCGATCGCGTTGTTTCTGACGGGATGGCCCGCCGCTAGCGCCGCCGATGTTGCGATCGCGATTTCGTCGAAACAGGCTTACGTTGGAATGCCTGTTACTTTGCAGATCCGCGTTGACGACGCGTCTGGGACCGTTCAGCCCGAGATTCCTGATGTTGACGGTTTGTCGATTGTTTCGGTCGGTCGGCCGCAAATCAGTTCGCAGATCGTGACCTTCAACGGCCGCCAGCAAACCAATCGAACATCGATGATTTACCAGTATGAAGTGACGGCCGAGCGAGCTGGTGAATTCGTGATCCCGCCGATCAAAATCACCGGTGGCGGAGCCGCAACGATCACCGAAGCGGTGCGTTTTACGGCCGAGAAAAGCGAAACGGGCGATACGATGTTCGTCGAAATTGTCGGTGAAAAAGACAAGGTCTTTGTCGGTCAGTCACTCAACGTGACGCTGAAGATTTGGGTTCTCCCTTATCACGATGAAGAGAAAAATCTAACGCTTGGTGAATCTGAAATGTGGCGTTCGATTTCTAAGCAAACCAATTGGGGGCCGTTTGAAAAGTCGCTTGAAAAACTTGCCGGTAATCGTCAGAGACCGGGTGGGCGAGAAGTCATTCGTACGGATTCAAAAGGCAAATCTCGCAATTACTTTCTTTACGAAATTGACGCCACGATCTATCCCACGCACGCTGGAAAAATCAGCGCGGACGACGTCCGGATCGTTCTGAACTATCCGGTTTCGATTGGTCGCCGTCGCGATCCGTTCGCGTCGATGTTCGAAGCGATGGATTCGCAGTTTGGGCGATCAGCGTTTCAAGACGATTTTTTTCGTGGCTTCACGTCTGGATTGGCGGTCACCTCGGTGCGTCCGGTCGTGGCGGAAGCAACGGCACAATCGATCGAAGTCGTTGCCATTCCTAGCGAAGGACGGCCTGACGATTACGTCGGCGCGGTGGGGCAATACTCGATCGATGCCGAAGCGTCGGATACGAATGTCAAGGTTGGTGATCCAATCACTTTGACGCTGACTATCAACGGGACCGGCCCGATGGACCTGGTGAGAGCGCCGCCGCTTGCGAGTCAGTCTACGCTGACTGAAAAATTCAAGGTTGCCGAGGATGATCTTGCCGGATTTGTCCAAGGGCAACGTAAACTGTTTCAAACCACGATTCGTCCCAAGTCGGAGGACGTGTCGAAGATACCGCCGATAGCATTTACATTTTTTGACCCTGAAACCGGCAAGTTTGTGACGGTTGCCTCCGATCCGATTTCCATCGACGTGCAACCAGGTGACATGCTGGCACTCGACTCAGTCGTCGCAAACCGTGCGGCGACGGTTCGTTCGGACGAAACGAAGACTTCCAGCGGCGGACTCGGAATGGCGTGGCTCGCGTCGGCAAGGTCTTACCAAACGGTCTTTGACGGATCCGACGTGCTGGTCAATCGGGATCGGGCCAGTGTTTTTAGCCGCGGCGTGATGGTCGCATGTGTGCTGCCGCCTGTGTTGTTTCTGGGCGTGTGTTTGTTGGTTTCGCGAAATCGCTTTTGGGCGTTGTTGCCACCCAATCGCCGGTTTGAGCGAGCGGTCGCGGCAGCCGGTTCACGTGTTGAAGTTAAGGCAGCATTGTCACGGCTGATTGCTTCGCGTTTGGGAGCCGTCAACGAGCAGGGCAACGACGATTTCATCATCGGGCTGCTACGGCGCAGCGGCCAGTACGAGTTGGCGATTCGCGCCGAGCGATTGTTCGCGTCGTCTGAATCGGTGACTGGCAGCGAATCGGAAAAGGATCTGGAATCGTTCAAGAATGAGTCGCGGTCGATCGCATCGCAGCTAAAGGCGCAAACGCATGTGCGAGCTCGGAATTTGAAGTCAACCAAGGCGACGGCATCGATCGTCATTGCTTTGATGGTCTCGATGGCGTGTGGTGTGCACGCAGTCGCTGAGCAATCGACGATGACCGCGGCACAGCGGGAAGCGATGCTTTCCAATGCCATGGAAATCTATCGTACGGCCACCCAAGAGTCCTCGGCGGATTCCGCAGCAGATTTGTCAAAGCAATCGTTTGCCGAAGCGGCACAGATGTTTCAGGCGATTGCAGATTCGGGCGTCGTGAATGATCGGCTGTTTTTTAATCTGGGCAATGCGGCGTTTCAGTCAGACCAGCCTGGGAGGGCGATTGCAGCGTATCGAAAGGCGCTGCGCATCGATCCCGAGAGCGCGATGTATCACGATCAGCTTCGTTTCGCCGAGTCGGAGGCAAACATCAAGCCAGATGGCGAACGGGCGAAGTGGTTCAACGATGCTGTGCTTCGGTTGGTTCCGCCGGCCGGGATGAAAGTGGCGGCGCTGGGGATTTGGTCGATGGGATGGGCCGTTGCCGCGGCGACGTTGTTGTTTCGCGGATCGACGGGATGGAAGCGTTGGGGGCGTGGCATCGCGGCTGTTTTGGTACTAGCGTCAGTCGTTGCCGGTGCATCGTACGCGTTTCGAGTGTTGCCGCTAGTAAGCGACAGCACCGCTGTAATTGTCGCTAGTGAGGTTGCCATTCACGAGGGTGATGGGCAGGAATTTGCGGTGGTCGAACAGCTCGAAGGCGCCGAAGGCGAAGTGGCAGAAGTTGTTTCGCGTCGTGGTGGCTGGACACAGATTCGTCGGTCAAACGGTGTTGAAGGATGGGTAGCAAACCGAACGATTGAACTGATTTAG
- a CDS encoding HD-GYP domain-containing protein, protein MGHGNLSLSIDQISVGATCSQPIVSDAGVLLVAANTRITQQVITGLRERQIESISVDPRDLGVLSREAKPAQTPKHDRTKPDGHWDPLRPVKDQLVDRHGERLSAQRSAQLDLNVSTAKKAMDKFETLLLTEPIRSVADFAELFESYIDLMVDDLDQTVGAMALKMAVDEASERSLKIAVLGMSVACELGLCGTQVLEVGMVGLLHDAGLRVMDPELLKPLELLTEQQRWEYQKHPLVSGKFVAGVTGVPPNVKMAIEQVHEQFNGSGFPRGVKAQRIHLYARILNVVDAYLQLISANSLRSGILQHDALGLLLYQASRGLFDPQVIRAFLNVESLFPLGSHVELSTGQLAKVIRRPKVGFALPVVETSEGERVDLESSKTQVVRPMSVGNEEPTRLTQEMMESCDWNPASASILV, encoded by the coding sequence ATGGGGCACGGCAACCTATCCCTATCGATTGATCAGATCTCAGTTGGCGCGACATGCAGTCAGCCGATTGTGTCGGATGCTGGTGTGTTGCTGGTGGCGGCCAACACGCGAATTACCCAGCAGGTGATTACCGGCCTGCGTGAGCGGCAAATTGAATCGATCTCGGTTGATCCGCGTGATCTGGGGGTGCTTAGTCGCGAAGCCAAGCCCGCGCAAACACCAAAACACGATCGAACGAAGCCAGATGGCCATTGGGATCCTCTGCGTCCGGTCAAAGATCAATTGGTGGATCGGCATGGTGAACGTCTTAGCGCCCAGCGTAGTGCGCAACTTGACTTGAACGTTTCGACGGCAAAGAAAGCGATGGACAAGTTTGAAACGTTGTTGTTGACGGAACCCATTCGGTCAGTTGCTGACTTTGCCGAACTATTTGAATCCTACATCGACTTGATGGTCGACGACCTTGATCAAACCGTCGGAGCGATGGCGTTGAAGATGGCCGTGGACGAGGCGTCAGAGCGTTCTTTGAAGATTGCTGTTTTGGGGATGTCGGTAGCCTGCGAACTTGGGCTATGCGGAACCCAAGTTCTCGAAGTCGGCATGGTCGGGTTGCTGCACGACGCCGGTCTACGTGTGATGGACCCCGAGCTGCTTAAACCGCTCGAATTGCTGACCGAACAACAGCGGTGGGAATACCAAAAACATCCTTTGGTGTCTGGCAAGTTTGTCGCTGGCGTCACGGGAGTTCCTCCCAATGTGAAGATGGCTATCGAGCAGGTTCACGAGCAATTCAACGGCTCAGGTTTTCCACGAGGCGTCAAAGCACAACGCATTCACTTGTACGCCAGAATTCTGAATGTCGTGGATGCCTACTTGCAATTGATCTCAGCAAACTCCCTGCGCTCAGGCATTCTGCAACATGATGCGCTCGGCTTGCTGCTGTATCAGGCCAGTCGTGGGCTGTTTGATCCTCAGGTCATTCGAGCTTTCTTGAATGTCGAGTCGCTGTTTCCGTTGGGCAGTCATGTTGAACTTAGCACTGGGCAGCTTGCCAAGGTGATTCGTCGTCCGAAGGTCGGATTCGCTTTGCCCGTGGTCGAAACGAGCGAAGGTGAACGCGTCGATCTTGAAAGCTCGAAAACCCAAGTGGTGCGTCCCATGTCCGTCGGCAACGAGGAACCGACTCGCCTTACCCAAGAAATGATGGAATCGTGCGACTGGAATCCGGCCAGTGCTTCGATCCTGGTGTGA